From the Acetobacter aceti genome, one window contains:
- a CDS encoding chemotaxis protein CheA, which produces MDDLDSIKPIFFEECAEQLVELERALAVLESGETDQETVNSAFRAVHSIKGGAGSFGMSELVRFAHVFETALDLLRSQKIEATPSVLQIFLRATDILSDLTAFEQGGEPVDKLRQQESLVALEGLLQEKPASKEAEESESEKEEDWGLPEGFVPVPVSTELFNESGSAEDTSDTHSEAADGFEIFGSEPIFQIKKNEAEKKSKQIQPSDENLLAPTETEKTSQTSRGVSSVNHSQSIRVDVNRIDRLMDLVGELVIGQAALREAFSSAEKKNSRADTSNNDLSTAMNSTEQLTRDLQDAIMGVRAQPMRAVFQRMQRVVRETAHIADKKVHLEIDGEETEVDRTLIEKLTDPLTHMLRNAVDHGVEKEQTRLDHGKPLVGTIRLSAAHKSGRIVITLSDDGAGINRPRVRDIAIQRGIIAADAQLNDAEIDNLIFAPGFSTSDTVTDLSGRGVGMDVVKQAIQDLGGRISISSVEGKGSSFVLSLPLTLAVMDGMLVTVSGQLLILPVSCIVETMQINKDDIFVSGNNSSLLCVRGNFIPVVDVAASLGMKTENKITTTPVVLIVEDDTGKMTALAVERIEGQIQVVIKSIEKNYRQVKSISAATILGSGRVALILDVPEIASSAEGRTLDMWKSEDVKESSLECVDGI; this is translated from the coding sequence ATGGACGACCTTGATTCCATCAAACCAATCTTTTTTGAAGAATGCGCCGAACAGTTGGTGGAGCTTGAGCGAGCTCTTGCGGTCCTTGAGTCTGGAGAAACAGATCAGGAAACAGTTAACAGCGCCTTTCGGGCGGTTCATTCGATTAAAGGGGGAGCCGGTTCATTTGGTATGTCAGAGCTTGTAAGGTTTGCGCACGTATTTGAAACGGCGTTGGACCTGCTGCGCTCCCAGAAGATAGAGGCTACTCCGAGTGTGCTCCAGATTTTTCTGCGGGCGACGGATATTCTCAGTGACCTGACGGCATTTGAGCAGGGTGGAGAGCCCGTAGATAAATTACGTCAGCAGGAAAGCCTTGTGGCTCTCGAAGGACTATTGCAGGAAAAGCCTGCCTCTAAAGAGGCTGAAGAGTCAGAGTCAGAGAAAGAGGAAGACTGGGGGCTTCCAGAAGGATTTGTTCCTGTTCCGGTGTCTACCGAACTCTTTAATGAATCCGGCTCTGCAGAAGATACTTCAGATACACATTCTGAAGCTGCTGATGGATTTGAAATCTTCGGATCTGAACCTATTTTTCAGATCAAAAAGAATGAAGCGGAAAAAAAATCAAAACAGATACAGCCGTCAGACGAAAATTTATTAGCGCCAACGGAAACCGAAAAAACGTCGCAGACGAGCCGTGGAGTATCGTCTGTTAATCATTCTCAAAGTATTCGTGTGGACGTCAATCGTATTGATCGTCTGATGGATCTGGTGGGAGAGTTGGTGATCGGCCAGGCTGCATTGCGGGAAGCTTTTTCTTCTGCTGAAAAAAAGAATTCTCGTGCGGATACGAGCAATAATGATTTATCCACTGCGATGAACAGTACTGAGCAGCTAACACGTGATCTGCAGGACGCGATCATGGGAGTGCGCGCGCAGCCAATGCGAGCTGTCTTTCAGCGTATGCAGAGAGTGGTGCGTGAAACGGCACATATCGCCGATAAAAAGGTACATCTGGAAATTGATGGAGAAGAAACGGAAGTCGATCGTACCCTGATTGAAAAACTGACTGACCCACTCACGCATATGCTGCGAAATGCCGTGGATCACGGTGTCGAGAAAGAGCAGACCCGCCTTGACCATGGTAAGCCTCTGGTAGGAACGATCAGGCTGTCCGCTGCTCATAAATCTGGTCGCATCGTGATCACTCTGAGCGATGATGGGGCAGGCATCAATCGTCCCCGGGTACGTGATATAGCCATTCAGAGAGGAATTATTGCAGCAGACGCACAGTTGAATGATGCTGAGATTGATAATCTCATTTTTGCACCGGGATTTTCTACTTCAGATACTGTTACAGATCTTTCCGGTCGTGGTGTCGGGATGGATGTTGTAAAGCAGGCCATTCAGGACCTGGGTGGTCGAATATCGATAAGTTCTGTAGAGGGAAAAGGTTCTTCATTTGTTTTGAGTCTTCCTTTGACACTTGCTGTGATGGACGGAATGCTTGTTACTGTCTCTGGGCAGCTCCTTATATTGCCTGTATCTTGTATTGTTGAAACAATGCAAATTAATAAAGATGATATATTTGTATCTGGAAATAATTCCAGCCTTCTTTGTGTAAGAGGTAATTTTATTCCGGTTGTGGATGTTGCGGCGTCTCTGGGTATGAAAACTGAAAATAAAATTACAACTACTCCTGTCGTCCTGATTGTCGAAGATGATACTGGAAAAATGACTGCTCTCGCTGTTGAGCGCATCGAAGGACAGATACAAGTTGTCATCAAAAGCATTGAAAAAAATTATCGGCAGGTGAAGAGTATTTCGGCAGCAACAATACTTGGAAGTGGGCGTGTTGCGTTGATACTGGATGTGCCGGAAATTGCTTCTTCCGCCGAAGGAAGAACGCTGGATATGTGGAAATCTGAAGATGTTAAAGAGTCTTCTCTTGAATGTGTGGATGGCATCTGA
- a CDS encoding FAD-binding oxidoreductase translates to MRAVLQNSYPPSLWYDTAGEAPVFGQLTDYDRHYDVAIIGGGYTGLSTALHLAEKGLTCVVLESHGIGWGASGRNGGQVIAGLKYDPDDLIARFGTDLGNAMIRCVGEAADTVFELIARHGITCNAVNNGWIQAAHCEKSLAKLRIKAAQWAARGTASEILETKCVADLTGALGYVGGWLDPRGGKIQPLMYAFGLAKAAASLGADIFVNSAVKTMMRSTGQWRLGTGLGNLMAKQVVFATNGYTDGLWPHLQESVVPAYSIQISTEPLAPEIRKTILPDGQALSETRRILRYSQIDAHGRLVMGTRGPAQDNATYKDAASLVKAMHQLFPQVGKARLDHVWVGRVGMTADHFPHLHQLADGVHAALGYNGRGVAMATVVGRMLAQRVQGASALEIGFPVTPLKPIALHRFSGLGVLAYGRWYGLLDWLKV, encoded by the coding sequence ATGCGTGCTGTTCTCCAGAATTCCTACCCACCATCACTCTGGTATGACACGGCAGGCGAAGCCCCGGTCTTCGGGCAACTGACAGACTACGACCGCCATTATGATGTCGCCATCATCGGGGGAGGATACACGGGTCTTTCTACAGCGCTTCATCTTGCGGAAAAAGGTCTGACTTGCGTTGTGCTGGAGAGTCACGGCATTGGCTGGGGAGCATCCGGACGCAATGGCGGTCAGGTTATTGCCGGCCTGAAGTATGACCCGGACGACCTGATTGCGCGCTTTGGAACTGATCTTGGGAATGCCATGATCAGATGTGTGGGGGAGGCTGCTGACACTGTTTTCGAGTTGATCGCGCGTCATGGCATTACATGCAACGCCGTGAATAACGGCTGGATTCAGGCCGCTCATTGCGAAAAATCTCTGGCGAAACTACGGATCAAGGCGGCGCAATGGGCTGCGCGTGGGACGGCTTCGGAAATTCTGGAGACAAAGTGTGTTGCCGATCTGACGGGTGCGCTGGGTTATGTCGGTGGTTGGCTTGACCCACGAGGAGGCAAGATCCAGCCTCTGATGTATGCTTTCGGATTGGCGAAGGCTGCCGCTTCTCTGGGGGCGGATATCTTCGTCAATAGCGCCGTCAAAACCATGATGCGCTCGACCGGTCAATGGCGGCTTGGCACAGGCCTGGGCAACCTGATGGCAAAACAGGTCGTGTTCGCCACGAATGGGTATACGGATGGTTTGTGGCCTCATCTGCAGGAAAGTGTTGTTCCGGCCTATTCCATCCAGATTTCTACAGAGCCTCTCGCGCCTGAGATAAGAAAAACCATTCTACCGGACGGGCAGGCGCTTTCGGAAACCCGTCGTATCCTGCGCTACAGCCAGATCGATGCGCACGGGCGGCTGGTCATGGGGACACGTGGTCCAGCGCAGGACAATGCGACATACAAGGATGCCGCCTCGCTTGTGAAAGCCATGCATCAGCTTTTCCCACAGGTCGGCAAAGCCCGGCTTGATCATGTCTGGGTTGGCAGGGTCGGCATGACCGCTGATCATTTCCCGCATTTGCATCAATTGGCGGATGGGGTGCATGCGGCGCTGGGGTACAATGGGCGCGGCGTCGCCATGGCGACAGTGGTGGGACGGATGCTGGCGCAAAGAGTTCAGGGCGCTTCTGCTCTGGAAATCGGATTTCCTGTTACTCCTCTCAAACCAATTGCGCTGCATCGATTTTCGGGATTGGGTGTCCTTGCTTATGGACGCTGGTACGGTCTTCTCGATTGGTTAAAAGTGTAA
- a CDS encoding chemotaxis protein CheW, which yields MQNNKTSFFGSGKVISFNVGEQEYCVDILCVREIRGWTEATPLPGTPPCVKGVINLRGIIVPVIDMHELLHISHKDSSERNVVMVIDIDGKVSGLLVSKVSDILDITSEMIQDVPVTTADETDPLVSGLIAFDGRLIGLLRLGSVAEQALEKAV from the coding sequence ATGCAAAACAATAAAACCTCGTTTTTTGGTTCTGGAAAAGTTATTTCTTTTAATGTAGGTGAGCAGGAATATTGTGTCGATATTCTCTGTGTAAGAGAAATCAGAGGATGGACTGAAGCTACTCCTCTTCCAGGAACACCGCCTTGTGTCAAAGGTGTGATCAATCTTCGTGGAATTATTGTGCCTGTAATTGATATGCACGAACTACTGCATATATCACACAAAGACTCCTCTGAGCGTAACGTGGTTATGGTGATCGATATTGATGGTAAGGTGTCAGGGCTTCTGGTTTCAAAGGTTTCTGATATTCTGGATATCACATCAGAAATGATTCAAGATGTTCCTGTTACCACCGCGGATGAAACTGATCCACTTGTGAGTGGCCTGATTGCTTTTGATGGACGTCTCATTGGCTTGCTGAGACTGGGTTCTGTTGCAGAACAGGCGCTGGAAAAGGCAGTATGA
- a CDS encoding lytic transglycosylase domain-containing protein: MPAPLLACMIAAAIRYDIPPRVLPVIWEVERGANGVVHRNRDGSSDMGLMQINTRWIQPITELTRMPAVQVAARLVSDGCFNIAASAMILRTYLNETHGDLMTAVGNYHSHTPMLNEAYQKKIVMQAWKLFPGSSSP; encoded by the coding sequence ATGCCGGCCCCTTTGCTTGCGTGTATGATTGCCGCTGCAATCCGTTACGATATTCCGCCCCGTGTTCTGCCGGTCATATGGGAAGTGGAACGAGGCGCGAACGGAGTAGTTCATCGGAACAGGGACGGTTCCTCAGATATGGGGCTCATGCAGATCAACACCCGGTGGATACAGCCGATTACAGAGCTGACGCGCATGCCTGCGGTTCAGGTGGCGGCCCGTCTGGTTTCGGACGGATGCTTCAACATTGCAGCATCCGCCATGATCCTGCGGACATATCTGAATGAGACACATGGGGATTTGATGACAGCGGTAGGCAATTATCATTCGCACACTCCGATGTTGAATGAAGCCTACCAGAAAAAAATCGTGATGCAGGCATGGAAGCTGTTTCCCGGTTCTTCCAGCCCCTGA
- the gspG gene encoding type II secretion system major pseudopilin GspG: MSHVKNHTDRDDAGFTLLEILVVLAILGLLVGLVAPAALRQLGGARVSVAQQSLARISTVLDMYKLDAGSYPSTEDGLDALIHRPSGAENWNGPYLKGGTVPLDPWKHPYTYRAPSDREGKDYDLCSQGPKEGDHGGEICNQ; encoded by the coding sequence ATGTCACATGTTAAAAACCACACAGACCGGGACGATGCCGGCTTTACACTCCTGGAAATTCTGGTCGTGCTGGCAATATTGGGCTTGCTTGTAGGACTTGTCGCACCTGCGGCGTTACGCCAGCTTGGCGGAGCCAGAGTGTCTGTCGCCCAGCAATCCCTCGCTCGTATCAGCACTGTGCTCGACATGTATAAACTGGATGCAGGCAGCTATCCCTCAACAGAGGACGGTCTGGATGCTCTGATCCATCGCCCGTCCGGTGCTGAAAACTGGAATGGTCCTTATCTGAAAGGCGGAACCGTTCCCCTTGATCCGTGGAAACACCCTTATACCTACCGGGCTCCCTCCGATCGCGAAGGCAAGGACTACGATCTGTGTTCACAGGGTCCAAAAGAAGGAGATCACGGCGGTGAAATCTGCAATCAGTAA
- a CDS encoding protein-glutamate O-methyltransferase CheR, with amino-acid sequence MIAFSDKDMSGGGIPYDESDFDKIRKILKEKSGISLNDSKMPLVYSRLSRRVRLCALPDFRSYVLFVSSSAGSEEQSCMIDALTTNVTNFFREKHHFEHFSQIVMPEIIQRAQQGEKIRIWSSACSSGQEPFSIAMTILDRFPEVNNYNVKILATDISYEMIQFCRCGIYPDTETSSIPEKFLSKCSRKIGNEIYFSDEIKKMISFKNLNLLESWPMQCHFISIFCRNVAIYFERSIQNILWQRLSDYLLPGGYLYIGHSEKIAQKTVPDISACKCPTTYRKNI; translated from the coding sequence ATGATCGCATTTTCAGACAAAGACATGTCTGGTGGGGGTATTCCTTATGATGAGTCGGACTTCGATAAAATAAGGAAAATTCTTAAGGAGAAAAGTGGTATCTCTTTAAACGATTCCAAGATGCCCCTGGTCTATTCCAGATTATCCCGGCGTGTTCGTCTGTGTGCTCTTCCTGATTTTCGTTCATACGTTTTATTTGTCAGTTCTTCTGCTGGTTCAGAAGAACAATCATGTATGATTGACGCGCTTACTACTAATGTTACGAATTTTTTTCGCGAAAAACATCATTTTGAGCATTTCTCGCAGATTGTTATGCCTGAAATAATACAACGTGCTCAGCAAGGAGAAAAAATAAGAATTTGGTCATCAGCCTGCTCGTCTGGTCAAGAGCCATTTTCTATTGCAATGACTATCCTGGATCGTTTTCCAGAAGTAAATAATTATAATGTTAAAATATTGGCTACAGACATTAGTTATGAAATGATACAGTTTTGCCGATGTGGTATTTATCCTGATACAGAAACAAGTTCTATTCCAGAAAAATTTCTGAGTAAATGTTCAAGAAAAATAGGAAATGAAATTTATTTTTCTGACGAAATAAAGAAAATGATTAGTTTTAAAAATTTAAACCTTTTGGAATCATGGCCAATGCAATGCCATTTTATTTCTATATTCTGTCGTAATGTTGCTATTTATTTTGAGCGGAGTATTCAGAATATATTGTGGCAGCGTCTTTCGGATTACCTTCTTCCGGGAGGGTATTTGTATATTGGGCATTCAGAAAAAATTGCGCAAAAAACTGTGCCTGATATTAGCGCCTGTAAATGCCCCACAACATACAGGAAAAATATATGA
- a CDS encoding response regulator, with protein MPVTIMIVDDSRTMRDMLRRTLEGAGYLVTEAVDGQDGIETLNRLSEHPAAIISDINMPRLDGYGFISEVRSLEAFHKTPVLVLTTETDPGKKERAKKVGATGWIVKPFAADVLLKAIARVTA; from the coding sequence ATGCCTGTTACCATCATGATTGTCGATGACTCTCGGACAATGCGCGATATGTTACGTCGAACTCTTGAGGGAGCTGGCTATTTGGTGACCGAGGCTGTCGATGGACAGGACGGAATTGAAACGTTGAATCGTCTCTCGGAACATCCGGCTGCAATTATTTCCGATATCAATATGCCAAGACTGGATGGATACGGCTTTATTTCCGAAGTCCGTTCGTTGGAAGCTTTTCATAAGACACCCGTTCTTGTGCTGACGACGGAGACTGACCCCGGTAAAAAAGAGCGAGCAAAAAAGGTGGGTGCTACGGGATGGATTGTGAAGCCATTCGCAGCTGACGTTTTGCTGAAGGCTATCGCGCGGGTAACGGCCTGA
- a CDS encoding response regulator, which translates to MPEAASLHVVIVDDQTSIRTILRNSLAQLGIINVSERKNGKDALEYLSRNSPHLIISDFNMPEMNGLELLKAVRSNPRIAKTAFIILTGEASKELVQEAVKAGVNNFLAKPYTVGKLKAVMEAVFGAIV; encoded by the coding sequence ATGCCCGAGGCTGCCTCACTTCATGTCGTGATTGTCGATGATCAGACGTCCATTCGTACGATTCTGCGCAACAGTCTGGCGCAGTTGGGAATAATTAATGTGTCGGAGAGGAAAAATGGAAAAGATGCACTGGAATATCTTTCCAGAAACTCTCCACATCTTATAATTTCCGATTTCAACATGCCGGAAATGAATGGGCTGGAATTACTCAAGGCGGTAAGATCCAATCCACGAATTGCGAAAACAGCTTTTATCATTTTGACCGGTGAGGCCAGTAAAGAGCTTGTTCAGGAAGCGGTAAAAGCCGGAGTGAATAACTTCCTCGCCAAGCCCTATACGGTTGGTAAACTGAAAGCAGTCATGGAAGCTGTTTTTGGTGCTATCGTATGA
- a CDS encoding chemotaxis protein CheD yields the protein MLDADTILVTQGEMCISADPKIIIRTLVGSCIAACMFDSEAKIGGMNHFLLPDGSGISAASRLSYGFHAMECLINGLVKQGARKSNLCCKLFGGANIRSSLGDIGTRNAQFATDFLNSEGIPCVGASLGGDRGRKIRFWPVIGKAQQFMICDDFLLNHELETAKKDLLRRQNSAVQEVEFF from the coding sequence ATGCTTGATGCTGACACGATTCTGGTGACGCAGGGGGAGATGTGCATATCGGCCGATCCAAAAATTATAATAAGAACATTAGTTGGTTCGTGCATTGCAGCCTGCATGTTTGATAGTGAGGCAAAAATCGGTGGTATGAATCATTTTCTGTTACCTGATGGAAGCGGAATTTCTGCAGCAAGCAGACTGTCATATGGTTTTCATGCCATGGAATGTCTAATCAATGGTCTTGTTAAGCAGGGTGCGCGGAAGAGTAATTTATGCTGTAAATTATTTGGTGGTGCTAATATTCGTTCCAGTCTGGGCGACATTGGTACGCGAAATGCGCAATTTGCGACAGATTTTCTGAATAGTGAGGGTATTCCTTGTGTGGGCGCCAGCCTTGGTGGCGACCGCGGGCGTAAAATACGTTTCTGGCCTGTGATAGGTAAAGCACAGCAATTTATGATCTGCGACGATTTTCTCTTAAATCATGAGCTGGAAACTGCAAAAAAAGATCTCTTGCGCCGTCAGAATTCGGCCGTTCAGGAAGTGGAGTTTTTCTGA
- a CDS encoding methyl-accepting chemotaxis protein: MLLQWLLNVAPARNKIYYIMSVPIVFSVVELGMSLVYLQAGMSAEAAPFLAGGIAVQLVFFILTAYLIVRTMAIPLERISGVTERIVGGEFDTVIPYRHGKDCIGRLARALVSFRDEALEDARRQREAHEQSQSAAAKQQELVAKSNELQQRTETILNELMKGMKRLSSGDLSFRYTETFLPEFEMFREDFNFVAERFASTIGRAASSASTIADSCSEIALASDDLARRTEHQAGSLGEIANAVNALTQRVQKTAQDALEARKATGGAREQASESAAVVQSAVTAMHEIEESSSKVADILGVMDEIAFQTNLLALNAGVEAARAGDAGRGFAVVATEVRSLAHRSAVSAKNIKELISLSSRQVSTGVTLVSQTGVALSKISENVETISKIIDSISSSAQEQAENLGRINGSLSEMDQTTQQNAAMVEETTAASHSLTHEVQDLAKAVSEFNVNKNSVKTMEETARNTRSLQAKTALTSAPASNPSATARHTVSDDGWEDF; this comes from the coding sequence ATGTTGCTGCAATGGCTGCTAAACGTCGCGCCAGCACGTAATAAAATTTACTATATCATGTCTGTTCCCATCGTTTTTTCCGTGGTGGAACTGGGGATGAGTCTTGTCTATCTGCAGGCGGGTATGAGTGCTGAAGCGGCCCCGTTCCTCGCGGGCGGTATTGCAGTGCAGTTGGTGTTTTTTATTCTGACAGCGTACCTCATTGTGCGAACCATGGCGATTCCTCTTGAGAGAATTTCTGGAGTAACAGAAAGAATTGTAGGGGGAGAGTTTGATACGGTCATCCCATACAGGCATGGTAAGGACTGCATCGGTCGCCTTGCCAGAGCGTTGGTGTCTTTCCGTGATGAGGCGCTGGAGGATGCGCGTCGTCAGCGTGAGGCGCATGAGCAGTCTCAATCCGCGGCTGCAAAACAGCAGGAGCTTGTTGCCAAAAGCAATGAATTGCAGCAACGCACGGAAACTATTCTGAACGAACTCATGAAGGGCATGAAGCGTTTGTCTTCGGGCGATCTGAGTTTTCGATATACAGAGACATTTCTTCCAGAATTTGAAATGTTCCGTGAGGATTTCAACTTTGTTGCCGAGCGATTTGCCAGCACGATCGGGAGGGCGGCGTCCAGCGCGTCCACGATTGCCGACAGTTGTTCGGAAATAGCTCTGGCTTCTGATGATCTCGCGCGTCGGACAGAGCATCAGGCAGGTAGTCTTGGAGAAATTGCCAATGCAGTCAATGCATTGACGCAACGTGTTCAGAAAACTGCTCAGGATGCGCTGGAGGCCCGCAAGGCGACGGGCGGGGCGCGTGAACAGGCTTCTGAATCTGCCGCAGTTGTGCAGTCTGCTGTAACAGCCATGCACGAGATCGAGGAATCTTCGTCCAAGGTTGCCGATATTCTGGGTGTCATGGATGAAATCGCGTTTCAGACCAATCTTCTTGCGCTGAATGCCGGAGTTGAGGCAGCGCGTGCAGGGGATGCTGGTCGCGGATTTGCTGTGGTGGCAACGGAGGTTCGGTCTCTGGCGCACCGTTCAGCGGTGTCCGCAAAAAACATCAAGGAACTGATTTCACTGTCCAGTCGCCAAGTGTCGACAGGGGTAACGCTTGTCAGTCAGACGGGTGTGGCGCTTTCGAAAATATCTGAAAATGTAGAAACCATTTCGAAAATAATTGATTCCATTTCTTCATCTGCTCAGGAGCAGGCTGAAAATCTTGGTCGTATTAATGGTTCACTGAGCGAAATGGACCAGACGACTCAGCAGAATGCTGCGATGGTCGAAGAAACAACAGCCGCCAGTCATAGCCTTACTCATGAAGTACAGGATTTGGCTAAGGCAGTATCTGAATTTAATGTGAATAAAAACTCAGTAAAAACTATGGAAGAAACAGCCAGAAATACCAGATCGTTGCAGGCGAAAACTGCGTTGACATCTGCGCCTGCATCTAATCCGTCAGCGACTGCGCGTCACACAGTTTCTGATGATGGCTGGGAAGATTTCTGA
- a CDS encoding chemotaxis response regulator protein-glutamate methylesterase codes for MNNKIRVIIVDDSKTGRAFIAAALRRDSDIEIIGMAADPLEARDLIIKDQPDVITLDIEMPNMNGLQFLEKIMRMRPIPVVMVSSLTVRGAETSVEALQLGAFDCFPKPEAGSGIDSYMGLIPLVKAAACSTSRRSSAHNITSIKKSSRRQVILPEVIAIGASTGGVEALGAILPRLPHTLPPILVTQHMPPLFTASLANRLNQMCDIRVQEAEDGILLEHGNAYIAPGGRRHLHLRKLGGRLFAGLDEDEPVSGHRPSVDELFRSVAYYSGAHSVGIILTGMGRDGAEGLLKMRDAGAYTLGQSAASCVVYGMPKAAMEVGAVERMVPLGSMADTLISYCMSENGDFV; via the coding sequence ATGAATAATAAAATAAGAGTTATTATCGTCGATGATTCAAAAACGGGGCGGGCTTTTATCGCTGCTGCCCTGAGACGGGATTCAGATATTGAAATTATCGGGATGGCTGCTGACCCGTTGGAGGCAAGAGATCTCATCATTAAAGATCAACCGGATGTAATTACTCTTGATATCGAAATGCCCAATATGAATGGGTTGCAGTTCCTTGAGAAAATCATGAGGATGCGTCCAATTCCCGTTGTTATGGTTTCAAGTCTGACTGTCCGTGGTGCTGAAACGTCGGTGGAAGCACTACAATTGGGTGCATTTGATTGTTTTCCCAAACCTGAGGCTGGTTCAGGTATTGATTCCTATATGGGACTTATTCCTTTGGTGAAGGCCGCCGCTTGCTCAACCTCCCGGCGGAGTTCTGCGCATAACATTACCTCTATAAAAAAATCCTCTCGAAGGCAGGTGATATTGCCAGAGGTGATCGCCATCGGCGCATCGACAGGAGGGGTTGAGGCATTGGGGGCCATTCTGCCACGTTTGCCTCACACGCTGCCGCCAATTCTTGTCACGCAACATATGCCGCCACTTTTTACGGCGAGCCTGGCCAATCGTCTGAATCAGATGTGCGACATTCGCGTGCAGGAAGCAGAAGATGGCATATTGCTCGAACATGGAAATGCCTATATCGCACCCGGAGGGAGGCGGCATCTGCATCTGAGGAAGCTTGGGGGACGACTGTTTGCGGGCCTCGATGAAGATGAGCCTGTCTCAGGGCATCGTCCTTCTGTTGATGAACTTTTCAGATCTGTTGCTTATTATTCAGGCGCTCATTCAGTTGGAATCATTCTGACCGGAATGGGACGCGATGGTGCGGAAGGTCTGTTGAAAATGAGGGATGCGGGTGCTTATACGCTCGGGCAGAGTGCAGCCTCCTGTGTTGTGTACGGCATGCCAAAAGCCGCGATGGAAGTCGGGGCTGTTGAAAGAATGGTTCCTCTTGGTTCCATGGCCGATACACTGATTTCATATTGTATGTCTGAAAACGGAGATTTTGTTTGA